A stretch of the Cuculus canorus isolate bCucCan1 chromosome 15, bCucCan1.pri, whole genome shotgun sequence genome encodes the following:
- the GPER1 gene encoding G-protein coupled estrogen receptor 1 isoform X1 produces the protein METYSASISPVLCNGTTFNLNGSHLCNESISSRLADKSEHQQYVIGLFLSCLYTIFLFPIGFVGNILILVVNISFREKMTIPDLYFINLAVADLILVADSLIEVFNLDEKYYDITIICTFMSLFLQINMYSSIFFLTWMSFDRYIALAKVMRSNIFRTMQHARLSCGLIWMASISAALVPFTAVHLQHTGEVYFCFADVKEIQWLEITLGFIIPFVIIGLCYSLIVRVLIKAHKHRSLRLRRQKALRMIFVVVLVFFICWLPENVFISVQLLQKKSESVSSSSPSFRHDYPLTGHIVNLAAFSNSCLNPLIYSFLGETFRDKLRLYIEQKTKMSTLHRFCQAALTSVIPDSNEQSEV, from the coding sequence ATGGAAACTTATTCTGCCTCAATATCACCTGTTCTATGTAATGGCACAACTTTTAACCTAAACGGATCACATCTGTGTAATGAAAGCATATCTTCTAGATTAGCTGATAAATCAGAACACCAACAATATGTTATTGGTCTCTTCTTATCATGTCTTtacacaatatttctttttcctattggTTTTGTAGGAAACATTCTGATACTGGTTGTCAACATAAGCTTTCGTGAAAAAATGACCATTCCAGACCTATACTTCATAAATCTGGCAGTCGCTGATCTCATTTTAGTTGCCGATTCTCTCATTGAGGTTTTTAATCTTGATGAAAAGTATTATGATATCACTATTATTTGTACCTTTATGTCTTTGTTCCTTCAGATCAACATGTatagcagtattttctttctgacgTGGATGAGTTTTGACAGATACATAGCACTGGCGAAAGTAATGAGGTCCAACATATTTCGCACTATGCAACACGCTAGATTAAGCTGTGGTCTCATATGGATGGCGTCTATCTCTGCAGCACTAGTTCCATTTACAGCCGTGCATTTACAACACACCGGAGAggtctatttttgttttgcagatgtAAAAGAAATCCAGTGGCTAGAAATAACCTTGGGGTTTATTATCCCCTTCGTGATCATCGGTCTTTGTTACTCATTAATTGTTCGAGTTCTTATAAAAGCACACAAGCATAGGAGTCTTCGCCTGCGGCGACAAAAGGCTCTTCGaatgatttttgttgttgtcttgGTTTTCTTTATCTGCTGGCTACCTGAAAATGTCTTCATTAGCGTTCAacttcttcaaaagaaaagcgAGTCTGTCTCTTCAAGCAGCCCATCCTTCAGACACGATTATCCTTTAACAGGACACATTGTGAACCTAGCAGCTTTTTCCAATAGCTGTTTGAACCCCTTAATTTACAGTTTTCTAGGGGAAACCTTCCGAGACAAACTGAGACTGTATattgaacagaaaacaaaaatgtcaaCACTGCATCGCTTTTGTCAGGCTGCCTTAACGTCTGTCATTCCTGACAGTAATGAGCAATCAGAAGTCTGA
- the GPER1 gene encoding G-protein coupled estrogen receptor 1 isoform X2, with translation MTIPDLYFINLAVADLILVADSLIEVFNLDEKYYDITIICTFMSLFLQINMYSSIFFLTWMSFDRYIALAKVMRSNIFRTMQHARLSCGLIWMASISAALVPFTAVHLQHTGEVYFCFADVKEIQWLEITLGFIIPFVIIGLCYSLIVRVLIKAHKHRSLRLRRQKALRMIFVVVLVFFICWLPENVFISVQLLQKKSESVSSSSPSFRHDYPLTGHIVNLAAFSNSCLNPLIYSFLGETFRDKLRLYIEQKTKMSTLHRFCQAALTSVIPDSNEQSEV, from the coding sequence ATGACCATTCCAGACCTATACTTCATAAATCTGGCAGTCGCTGATCTCATTTTAGTTGCCGATTCTCTCATTGAGGTTTTTAATCTTGATGAAAAGTATTATGATATCACTATTATTTGTACCTTTATGTCTTTGTTCCTTCAGATCAACATGTatagcagtattttctttctgacgTGGATGAGTTTTGACAGATACATAGCACTGGCGAAAGTAATGAGGTCCAACATATTTCGCACTATGCAACACGCTAGATTAAGCTGTGGTCTCATATGGATGGCGTCTATCTCTGCAGCACTAGTTCCATTTACAGCCGTGCATTTACAACACACCGGAGAggtctatttttgttttgcagatgtAAAAGAAATCCAGTGGCTAGAAATAACCTTGGGGTTTATTATCCCCTTCGTGATCATCGGTCTTTGTTACTCATTAATTGTTCGAGTTCTTATAAAAGCACACAAGCATAGGAGTCTTCGCCTGCGGCGACAAAAGGCTCTTCGaatgatttttgttgttgtcttgGTTTTCTTTATCTGCTGGCTACCTGAAAATGTCTTCATTAGCGTTCAacttcttcaaaagaaaagcgAGTCTGTCTCTTCAAGCAGCCCATCCTTCAGACACGATTATCCTTTAACAGGACACATTGTGAACCTAGCAGCTTTTTCCAATAGCTGTTTGAACCCCTTAATTTACAGTTTTCTAGGGGAAACCTTCCGAGACAAACTGAGACTGTATattgaacagaaaacaaaaatgtcaaCACTGCATCGCTTTTGTCAGGCTGCCTTAACGTCTGTCATTCCTGACAGTAATGAGCAATCAGAAGTCTGA
- the LOC128853755 gene encoding uncharacterized protein LOC128853755 yields MTSHNMTWISYPSKNLAFTSPEEIEAFIASQNIISRVMHCYIAFFVPTGLIAGICILIIFIKNYLQYKVMENLDLLLLHFTISNIIMIFLSFTVIPRPDYLKAAHLACNVLSFFFNFSYFNSQYVLILMLLILLLKRFPPRTALGKAIQRPVLCAGFVLTYAFCLSLTEAVLVGTENYHLETDCQLDPLFAWPEYEIIKFTFGFGIPLFLQILCFTFLFAKAAPAEAPALQQHIRTYPAPYIISITIYICRLFYNVMLLFRTTFKLRKSIGTTKNELVMNIAEIVLFCESCASLVFILCFHKPCKDEILKVIQNCRRQNTANNHLEIPVTTTTRESGSQ; encoded by the coding sequence ATGACATCTCACAACATGACATGGATCAGCTACCCAAGCAAAAACTTGGCTTTCACCTCCCCAGAAGAAATCGAAGCCTTCATAGCTTCTCAAAACATCATATCAAGAGTCATGCACTGTTACATCGCCTTTTTTGTACCAACAGGATTAATAGCTGGCATATGTATTTTGATAATTTTCATAAAGAATTATTTGCAGTACAAAGTCATGGAAAACTTAGACTTACTACTGCTGCACTTCACCATCAGCAAtattataatgatttttttatcatttactGTTATTCCTAGACCAGACTATTTAAAAGCAGCACACCTTGCGTGTAATgtactgtcattttttttcaatttcagttatttcaatTCTCAGTATGTTTTGATTTTGATGCTTCTCATACTGTTACTCAAGAGATTTCCACCAAGGACTGCTCTCGGCAAAGCAATCCAAAGACCCGTCTTGTGTGCTGGGTTTGTACTTACATACGCCTTCTGTTTGTCACTGACTGAGGCAGTGCTGGTTGGCACAGAGAACTATCACTTGGAAACAGACTGCCAGTTAGATCCATTATTTGCATGGCCTGAGTACGAGATCATTAAATTCACCTTTGGATTTGGAATCCCATTATTTCTTCAGATactctgttttacttttctctttgctaaAGCAGCACCTGCGGAAGCGCCAGCCTTACAACAGCACATTCGTACTTACCCTGCTCCATACATTATCAGCATAACAATATATATATGCCGCCTATTTTATAATGTTATGCTTCTCTTCAGGACAACATTCAAATTACGGAAGAGCATCGGAACTACAAAGAATGAGCTGGTGATGAATATTGCAGAAATAGTATTGTTCTGCGAGAGCTGTGCTAGTTTGGTATTTATACTTTGCTTTCATAAGCCATGCAAGGATGAAATACTTAAAGTCATACAGAACTGCCGACGGCAAAACACGGCCAACAATCACCTGGAAATACCAGTAACAACTACAACCCGTGAAAGTGGGTCTCAGTAA